From Spirosoma aerolatum, one genomic window encodes:
- a CDS encoding sensor histidine kinase — MNRVLVILLLFSLPAQAQKQGRALIDSLVAELPRAANDTVKGRLYRVIADESFFISVDQALKYSRLGLQHTTSMNWPRGIGVFNTYIGRAYSEKGNYDSCRYYLLKAIAIYKQLNDTWNLSGTTNNLGVAEQNIRSNYPAATRYYFEGLTYAEATDDPYLISLCLDNISEIYRIQKNFPKALQFGQRALALRQRQRNPDINARRELAASLTSMAALYTQMKNWPQARQYGFRALAMHQQVDNTDGLAKTYGNLSVAMEQDYRQKIAYARKAKQLWDDMNPHHLDAVRNLANLGIAYLDLVRSDTLQKSPVQPTSRSARLRLAEQYLTEAIRLSADKGEVGDQAHFRGNLAELQAMTGNYEGAYKNFRAYQAVQDSLYSQEAKNKIAGLEGKREVELRDKQLQINQLTIDGQKRQQLALLACVGLLLIIGGLLYWQSRTRKRTNTTLLHLNQELDEANQVKTRFFAILSHDLRSPIANLINFLHLQRTSPDLLTPELATRHEQKITEAAEGLLDTMESMLLWSKSQMQQFKPTVRMVPVETLFDYLQRFFAGVTQVPLSFETSDGLQVATDEDYLRTILQNLTSNAIKALQNQPDARIQWQARREEGRVVLIIRDNGPGLSETELQALYSSDVAISGKTGLGLHLIRDLARSINCKISVESEQGVGSGTEFRLVFA; from the coding sequence ATGAACCGTGTTTTAGTCATTCTCCTCCTGTTTTCGCTACCGGCCCAGGCCCAGAAGCAAGGTCGCGCGCTCATCGATTCGCTGGTAGCCGAACTACCTAGAGCAGCTAACGACACGGTGAAAGGCCGGCTGTATCGGGTGATTGCCGATGAATCGTTTTTTATCAGCGTCGATCAGGCGTTGAAGTACAGCCGGTTGGGGTTGCAGCATACCACCAGCATGAACTGGCCCCGAGGGATCGGTGTGTTCAATACATACATAGGGCGGGCCTATAGCGAAAAAGGCAACTACGACTCCTGCCGGTATTACCTGCTGAAAGCCATCGCGATTTACAAACAACTAAACGACACTTGGAATCTGTCGGGCACGACCAACAACCTGGGAGTAGCCGAACAGAACATTCGGTCGAATTACCCGGCTGCTACGCGCTACTATTTCGAGGGACTGACTTACGCCGAAGCCACCGATGACCCTTATTTGATCAGCCTTTGTCTGGATAATATTTCGGAAATCTATCGTATTCAGAAAAATTTCCCCAAAGCGCTTCAGTTTGGGCAACGGGCGCTGGCCCTCCGGCAACGCCAGCGTAACCCCGACATCAACGCCCGGCGCGAACTGGCCGCTTCCCTGACCAGCATGGCCGCCCTCTACACCCAGATGAAAAATTGGCCCCAGGCTCGCCAATACGGGTTTCGGGCGCTGGCTATGCATCAACAGGTCGATAATACTGACGGATTGGCGAAAACCTACGGGAATCTCTCGGTAGCGATGGAGCAGGATTATCGCCAGAAAATTGCGTACGCACGCAAAGCCAAACAGTTGTGGGACGACATGAATCCGCATCATCTGGATGCCGTCCGCAATCTGGCCAACCTCGGGATCGCCTATCTGGATCTGGTCCGTAGTGATACGCTGCAAAAAAGCCCAGTCCAGCCGACCAGCCGGTCTGCCCGCCTGCGATTGGCCGAACAGTACCTGACCGAAGCCATCCGGCTCAGCGCCGACAAAGGCGAAGTTGGTGATCAAGCACATTTTCGGGGGAACCTGGCCGAATTGCAGGCGATGACGGGGAATTACGAAGGGGCTTACAAAAACTTCCGGGCGTATCAGGCGGTACAGGATTCGCTGTATTCGCAGGAGGCCAAAAACAAAATTGCCGGGCTGGAAGGGAAGCGGGAAGTTGAATTGCGGGACAAACAGCTTCAGATCAATCAGTTGACGATTGACGGGCAGAAACGGCAGCAACTGGCCCTACTGGCCTGCGTGGGCTTACTGCTGATCATCGGGGGGTTATTATATTGGCAGAGCCGGACCCGGAAACGGACCAACACCACCTTGCTGCATCTGAATCAGGAACTTGACGAAGCCAACCAGGTGAAGACCCGTTTTTTTGCGATCCTGAGCCACGATCTGCGGAGCCCCATTGCCAACCTGATTAACTTTCTGCACCTGCAACGCACCAGCCCCGACCTGCTCACCCCCGAGCTGGCCACCCGTCACGAGCAAAAAATTACCGAAGCCGCCGAGGGATTACTCGACACGATGGAGTCGATGTTATTGTGGAGCAAAAGCCAGATGCAGCAGTTCAAACCCACCGTCAGAATGGTGCCGGTCGAGACGCTGTTCGATTACCTGCAACGGTTCTTCGCGGGCGTAACGCAGGTGCCGCTCAGTTTCGAGACGTCTGACGGTTTGCAGGTAGCTACCGACGAAGATTACCTGCGTACCATCCTGCAAAATCTGACCAGCAACGCCATCAAGGCACTACAAAACCAGCCTGACGCCCGGATTCAGTGGCAGGCCCGGCGCGAGGAGGGACGGGTGGTACTGATTATCCGCGACAATGGTCCTGGTCTGTCGGAAACCGAGCTACAGGCGCTGTATAGCAGCGACGTGGCCATCAGCGGCAAAACCGGACTGGGCCTCCATCTCATCCGCGACCTGGCCCGGTCAATCAACTGTAAGATCAGTGTTGAGTCGGAACAGGGAGTCGGTAGCGGTACCGAATTTCGGCTGGTATTTGCGTAA
- a CDS encoding LytR/AlgR family response regulator transcription factor, translating to MLQPPFPCIIVDDNEIDRLTALAHARQYPTLDVVGVFESATDALVCLQDRPVVVLLLDVDMPGLSGLELRAQLMQVPICVFITAYPDYAADSFAVDAFDYLLKPIRADRFSHTMSRIEQFFELKRKAQLFDLSLGADTIFIKDGHRQIKLNLHEVIYLEGLKDYTRIVTTTQPYTVLSSIGNLLQSQPFQSFLRIHRSYAVQRHYIDRIDAQQVHVRQFTLPVGRSYRTVFRQGLHD from the coding sequence ATGCTGCAACCCCCGTTTCCCTGTATAATTGTCGATGACAACGAGATTGATCGGCTGACGGCGCTGGCCCATGCCCGGCAGTATCCGACCCTCGACGTCGTGGGGGTGTTCGAATCCGCCACCGACGCGTTGGTTTGTTTGCAGGATCGGCCCGTTGTTGTGTTGCTGCTCGACGTGGATATGCCGGGCCTGAGTGGGCTGGAACTGCGGGCGCAACTGATGCAGGTGCCGATCTGTGTCTTTATCACCGCCTATCCCGATTATGCCGCCGATAGTTTTGCGGTCGATGCGTTCGACTACCTGCTGAAACCCATCCGGGCCGACCGGTTCAGCCACACCATGAGCCGAATTGAGCAATTTTTCGAGCTGAAACGAAAGGCCCAGCTGTTTGACCTGAGTTTGGGAGCCGACACGATTTTTATCAAGGATGGGCATCGGCAGATCAAACTCAATCTGCACGAGGTAATTTATCTGGAAGGGTTGAAGGATTATACGCGGATTGTGACGACGACCCAGCCTTATACGGTGCTGTCGTCCATCGGAAATCTATTACAGAGCCAGCCGTTTCAATCGTTTCTGCGAATCCATCGCAGCTATGCCGTACAGCGGCACTACATCGACCGGATCGACGCCCAACAGGTTCACGTTCGCCAGTTTACGTTGCCGGTCGGCCGGAGTTACCGGACTGTATTTCGACAGGGTTTACATGATTAA
- a CDS encoding cupin domain-containing protein, translated as MERRDFLLTSALTGLLSTMNPIQAEATNSDPLKPFYLPPLPQLEPGPRGLNIRTRVRQNQTNGQFSCVEFAIAARKMGPAPHLHKELDELMYVVDGTITVLVGETEYHIQAGGWHLRPRGIVHTFWNATDKPAVGIDCYFQQPFEEYLEASSHTIPEYARTHGLSMDAPEIQAKYKALHQQFGMVGFPEKRQPIIDKYGLIA; from the coding sequence ATGGAACGCCGTGATTTTCTACTAACATCCGCCCTGACGGGCTTACTATCGACTATGAACCCAATCCAGGCCGAAGCCACCAACTCTGATCCGTTGAAGCCCTTTTACCTGCCGCCGTTACCGCAGTTGGAACCCGGTCCGCGTGGACTAAACATCCGAACCCGCGTTCGGCAGAACCAGACAAATGGGCAATTTTCCTGCGTGGAATTTGCCATAGCCGCCAGAAAGATGGGACCGGCTCCGCACCTCCACAAGGAGCTCGATGAACTGATGTACGTCGTGGACGGAACTATCACGGTGCTGGTCGGCGAAACGGAATACCATATACAGGCGGGTGGCTGGCACCTGCGGCCACGGGGCATTGTCCACACGTTCTGGAACGCCACCGACAAGCCTGCCGTTGGGATCGACTGCTATTTTCAGCAACCCTTCGAGGAGTATCTGGAAGCTTCCAGCCACACGATTCCTGAGTATGCCCGAACCCACGGCCTGTCGATGGACGCGCCCGAAATTCAGGCAAAATACAAAGCCCTGCACCAGCAGTTCGGCATGGTTGGATTTCCCGAAAAACGCCAACCGATTATCGACAAATATGGCTTGATTGCGTAA
- a CDS encoding sugar ABC transporter ATP-binding protein encodes MLQLLNITKQFPGVMALDNVSLSVDSGEIHALCGENGAGKSTLMNILTGNLHPDSGQILLNGQAVEIENPAHATALGIAIVYQQLSLVDSLTVAENIYANRQPKNRFGLIQYKTLHAHTQALLNELALPDIRPQELVSELSPGQKQMVEIAKALSQNPAILLLDEPTASLTHRETATLFALLRQLRTEGKAIVYISHRLPELFELADRVSVLKDGRYQGTDQMTSTTPDALISRMVGRRLMAEKSSSSATDEVLLQIQNLSGERFEQISFQLHKGEILGMAGLVGAGRTEIARAIFGIDKHDSGTVQLHGEVVTIAHPADAVRYGIGYLPEERKRLGLFIEQSVAQNIVAAQSPASGPWYNRNRVRSLAESFRQQLGIRTPSVREIAGNLSGGNQQKTMLARWLLVNPDVLIVDEPTHGIDVGGKAEIYAILRGLAAQGKGMLLISSELPELLALADRILVIRDGQLTGELSREEATEEQIMMLATQ; translated from the coding sequence ATGCTTCAGCTACTCAACATAACCAAACAATTCCCCGGCGTAATGGCGCTTGATAACGTATCACTATCCGTTGATTCGGGCGAAATTCATGCCCTCTGTGGTGAAAATGGGGCTGGTAAAAGCACGTTAATGAATATACTGACAGGGAACCTGCATCCCGATTCAGGTCAGATTCTGCTGAACGGACAGGCGGTTGAGATCGAGAACCCGGCCCATGCAACTGCATTGGGCATTGCTATCGTTTACCAGCAACTGAGTCTGGTCGATAGTCTGACCGTCGCGGAAAATATATATGCAAATCGCCAGCCCAAAAACCGCTTTGGTTTAATCCAGTATAAAACCTTACACGCCCATACGCAGGCTTTACTGAATGAACTTGCCTTACCCGATATCCGGCCGCAGGAGTTGGTGAGTGAACTGTCGCCGGGGCAGAAGCAGATGGTTGAAATTGCCAAGGCCTTGTCGCAAAATCCGGCAATCTTACTACTGGATGAACCAACGGCCTCCCTTACACACCGAGAAACGGCCACCTTATTTGCGTTACTACGGCAGTTACGAACAGAGGGTAAAGCCATCGTCTATATCTCGCATCGACTCCCCGAACTATTCGAACTGGCCGACCGGGTTTCGGTGCTGAAAGATGGACGCTACCAGGGAACAGACCAAATGACCAGCACCACGCCCGATGCGCTTATTAGCCGAATGGTTGGTCGGCGTTTAATGGCGGAGAAAAGTTCGTCATCCGCCACGGATGAGGTGTTGCTTCAGATTCAAAACCTGTCGGGTGAGCGGTTTGAACAGATCAGTTTTCAGCTCCATAAGGGTGAAATTCTGGGTATGGCAGGCCTGGTAGGGGCCGGGCGAACGGAAATTGCGCGGGCTATTTTTGGGATCGACAAACACGATTCAGGTACCGTCCAGCTTCATGGGGAGGTAGTGACTATTGCGCACCCGGCTGATGCCGTCCGGTATGGGATTGGCTACCTGCCCGAAGAACGTAAACGACTGGGCTTATTCATAGAACAGTCTGTTGCTCAGAATATAGTTGCGGCCCAGTCGCCAGCATCAGGGCCCTGGTATAATCGGAATCGGGTAAGGTCTTTAGCCGAATCATTTCGTCAGCAACTAGGCATCCGAACGCCTTCTGTCCGGGAGATAGCGGGTAATCTGAGTGGCGGGAACCAACAAAAAACAATGCTGGCTCGCTGGTTGCTGGTCAACCCCGACGTACTGATTGTTGATGAACCAACGCATGGCATCGACGTAGGGGGCAAAGCAGAAATTTACGCTATTCTCCGGGGCCTGGCGGCTCAGGGCAAGGGCATGCTGCTTATTTCGAGTGAACTTCCTGAACTACTGGCCCTCGCCGACCGTATTCTGGTGATTCGTGACGGCCAGCTTACGGGCGAACTGAGCCGTGAAGAAGCGACTGAAGAACAAATCATGATGTTGGCCACACAATGA
- a CDS encoding Gfo/Idh/MocA family protein, whose amino-acid sequence MKSLKFAVIGTGFWANYQIPAWFTVGGVELIALYNRTRARADAFARQFNVPNVYDSIDELLDHHAHELDFVDIITDVDTHLHFTRKAAERGLDVICQKPMGPSLHEARQMLEICQKAGTRLYIHENFRWQTPIRAVKTVLESGVIGRAFKARVSFCSAFPVFDNQPFLAELEQFILTDIGSHILDITRFLFGEAQSIYCQTARINPHIKGEDVANVLLRMKSGLSCYVEMSYASILEKEAFPQTLVSIEGSAGSLVLTNDYVLKTTTAAGTTTTTVPPSNYAWADPAYALVHSSIVACNQNLLADLQLQNRSLTGPAETTGSDNFETIRLVYAAYDSARRNEVVNLTN is encoded by the coding sequence ATGAAGTCGTTAAAATTTGCTGTAATTGGAACAGGATTTTGGGCTAACTATCAGATTCCTGCCTGGTTTACCGTTGGCGGAGTTGAACTGATTGCACTCTATAACCGTACCAGAGCCAGAGCCGATGCGTTTGCCCGGCAGTTCAACGTCCCAAATGTGTACGATTCGATTGATGAACTGCTGGACCATCATGCACACGAACTCGACTTCGTAGATATCATCACGGATGTGGATACACATCTGCATTTCACCAGGAAAGCAGCCGAACGGGGACTGGATGTGATTTGTCAGAAACCCATGGGACCAAGCCTCCATGAGGCCAGACAGATGCTGGAAATCTGCCAAAAAGCGGGAACCCGACTATATATTCACGAAAATTTTCGCTGGCAAACGCCTATTCGAGCCGTTAAAACAGTACTGGAGTCAGGCGTGATTGGTAGGGCGTTTAAAGCAAGGGTCAGTTTCTGCTCGGCCTTCCCGGTTTTCGATAATCAACCTTTTCTGGCCGAGCTGGAGCAGTTTATTCTAACCGATATTGGGTCACACATTCTGGATATTACCCGATTTCTGTTCGGCGAAGCACAGTCGATTTATTGCCAGACGGCACGCATAAATCCCCACATTAAAGGAGAAGATGTAGCCAACGTGTTGCTCCGTATGAAGAGTGGCCTGAGCTGCTACGTGGAGATGTCATATGCTTCTATTCTGGAAAAAGAAGCCTTTCCGCAAACGCTCGTCAGCATTGAAGGATCAGCCGGTTCGCTGGTGCTGACCAACGACTATGTGCTCAAAACGACAACCGCTGCCGGAACGACAACCACCACGGTGCCACCCTCCAACTATGCGTGGGCCGATCCGGCGTATGCGCTCGTTCATTCATCTATCGTTGCCTGTAATCAAAACTTACTTGCTGATTTACAGCTGCAAAATCGGTCCCTTACTGGCCCTGCCGAAACCACAGGTTCCGATAATTTCGAGACGATCCGGCTGGTCTATGCCGCCTATGATTCGGCCCGGCGGAATGAAGTTGTTAACCTGACAAATTGA
- a CDS encoding GntR family transcriptional regulator, producing MPDSLVDLPTAQPNAAQPDAAQPKYQQLIETILVGIEQGTLELGQQLPSINEWASNQGVAKVTVAKAYEDLRQRGVVRSQHGKGFYVASTNVRTSLNVLMIFDTLNAYKETLYDELKAALPADASLSVFFHHYNPSVFESLIRNNLGRYNAYVVMPHFDNDVTDTVALIPADKLLLLDQLLPNLPGDYSAVYQDFEQDIYQALTAAFEQLKLYSSLTLVQSKDRFQYIPAATLAGFQQFGQDHNFPCHIVDSYSDALVRAGEAFLFFADRDLVSFLKQVDRLGLRLGQEVGLLSYDDTPMKEILAGGISVISTDFAQMGQTAGRLLTSRQREKIANPGGLIRRNSL from the coding sequence ATGCCAGATAGCCTTGTCGATCTGCCAACAGCCCAGCCTAATGCGGCCCAGCCTGATGCGGCTCAACCAAAATATCAGCAGTTAATTGAAACTATCCTGGTGGGTATTGAACAGGGAACACTGGAACTGGGTCAGCAACTACCCTCCATCAATGAGTGGGCCAGTAATCAGGGGGTAGCGAAAGTGACTGTAGCGAAAGCTTATGAAGACCTTCGGCAACGGGGCGTTGTACGGTCGCAGCATGGTAAAGGATTTTACGTAGCCAGCACCAACGTACGAACATCGCTGAATGTGCTGATGATTTTCGATACACTCAATGCCTATAAGGAAACCCTGTACGATGAATTGAAGGCGGCTTTACCAGCCGATGCCAGCCTGAGTGTATTCTTTCATCACTACAACCCCAGCGTGTTTGAATCACTGATCCGGAACAACCTCGGCCGATACAACGCCTACGTAGTCATGCCCCATTTCGATAACGATGTAACGGATACTGTAGCGCTGATTCCGGCCGATAAACTGCTACTGCTGGATCAGCTATTGCCCAATCTGCCAGGCGATTATTCCGCAGTTTATCAGGATTTCGAACAGGATATTTATCAGGCGCTGACTGCTGCGTTTGAACAACTGAAACTATACAGCAGCCTGACCCTGGTGCAGTCGAAAGACCGGTTTCAATATATTCCGGCGGCTACGCTGGCGGGTTTCCAGCAATTTGGTCAGGATCATAACTTCCCCTGCCATATTGTCGACTCCTATTCGGATGCGTTAGTACGGGCAGGAGAGGCTTTTCTCTTCTTTGCCGACCGGGATCTGGTTTCCTTCCTGAAACAGGTTGACCGCCTGGGCCTCAGGCTGGGTCAGGAAGTGGGACTATTATCGTACGACGATACGCCGATGAAAGAAATTCTGGCTGGAGGAATAAGCGTTATCTCAACCGATTTTGCCCAGATGGGTCAAACAGCGGGTCGATTGCTGACCAGCCGCCAGCGCGAGAAAATTGCCAACCCCGGCGGATTAATCCGGCGAAACTCCCTGTAG
- a CDS encoding sugar phosphate isomerase/epimerase family protein translates to MQLGIGTYTFGWAVGTPGNRPDHPLDELGLLNRATALGFSLVQIGDNLPLHTLSTEQLCAFEQQAQQQGIRLEVGARGLTETNLDQYINLAAGLKSRLLRFVIDSSAYEPTLDTVIGILKNAVPSLKKAKITLGLENHDRLLAREFAHIVEQVGSEHLGICLDSVNSMGAGEGLAEVVQTLAPYTVNLHLKDFGIRRLSHLMGFQIDGRPAGQGLLNIPWLVEQVATRSRCQTAILEQWVVPESTLPASIDKEENWVTDSINYLINSNLFTR, encoded by the coding sequence ATGCAACTTGGAATCGGGACATATACGTTTGGCTGGGCGGTAGGAACACCCGGCAATCGCCCAGATCACCCGCTCGACGAACTGGGCCTGTTGAACCGCGCAACCGCGTTGGGGTTCAGCCTGGTTCAAATTGGCGACAATTTACCCCTGCATACGCTGTCTACTGAACAATTATGTGCCTTTGAGCAACAAGCCCAACAACAGGGCATCCGGCTGGAAGTTGGCGCACGCGGGCTAACAGAAACCAATCTTGATCAGTATATCAACTTGGCTGCAGGCCTGAAAAGCCGGTTGCTCCGCTTCGTGATTGATTCATCTGCTTACGAGCCAACCCTCGATACGGTCATTGGCATTCTGAAAAACGCGGTGCCCAGCCTGAAGAAGGCAAAAATTACACTGGGTCTGGAAAATCATGATCGATTATTGGCCCGCGAGTTTGCTCATATTGTTGAACAGGTTGGGAGTGAACACCTCGGTATCTGTCTGGATTCTGTCAACTCAATGGGCGCGGGAGAAGGACTGGCTGAGGTCGTACAAACATTAGCGCCGTACACGGTCAATCTGCACCTGAAGGATTTTGGTATCCGGCGATTATCCCATTTGATGGGTTTTCAGATTGATGGACGACCCGCCGGGCAGGGTCTATTGAACATACCATGGCTGGTAGAGCAGGTAGCCACTCGCAGCCGCTGCCAGACCGCCATTTTAGAGCAGTGGGTAGTGCCTGAGTCAACGCTGCCAGCCAGTATCGATAAAGAGGAAAACTGGGTAACCGATAGCATAAATTACCTCATAAACAGCAACTTATTTACTAGATAA
- a CDS encoding phosphogluconate dehydrogenase C-terminal domain-containing protein: MTKIALVGAGGKMGCRLTDNFLKLATYAVSYLEIAPQGIENLRQRGVSVSEHSAAIADADVVILALPDVAIGKLSEQIIPQMKSGALVLTLDPAAPLDGVIAHRDDLGYVIAHPCHPSVFNWEPTEAAFRDFYGGISAKQSIVVALMHGTEAHYTLGEQVAQDMYGPIKDTHRITLEQMAILEPAMVETLAQTCMEVVKEGFDRIVTLGVPEAAARDFVLGHLRIQIAVLFREVNGTFSDAAYKISKRAKPILFREGWERIFDMNDIREQVKDITAR, from the coding sequence ATGACCAAAATTGCTTTAGTGGGCGCGGGCGGCAAGATGGGCTGCCGACTAACTGACAACTTTTTGAAACTGGCTACGTATGCGGTTTCCTACCTGGAAATAGCACCACAGGGTATTGAAAACCTTCGGCAGCGGGGCGTATCCGTTAGTGAACACAGTGCCGCCATTGCCGATGCTGATGTTGTTATTCTGGCCTTGCCCGATGTGGCCATTGGCAAGCTTTCAGAGCAGATTATTCCGCAAATGAAGTCCGGCGCACTCGTGCTGACACTGGACCCGGCAGCCCCGCTGGATGGGGTAATTGCCCACCGCGACGATCTGGGTTATGTGATCGCGCATCCCTGTCACCCGTCGGTGTTCAACTGGGAGCCAACCGAAGCAGCTTTCCGGGATTTTTACGGCGGCATCTCCGCAAAGCAATCCATCGTGGTGGCACTTATGCATGGCACAGAAGCGCATTATACGCTGGGCGAACAGGTGGCGCAGGACATGTATGGACCGATTAAGGATACCCATCGAATTACGCTGGAACAAATGGCCATTCTGGAACCGGCTATGGTGGAAACGCTCGCCCAGACCTGCATGGAAGTCGTGAAAGAAGGCTTCGACCGAATTGTAACCCTCGGCGTTCCTGAAGCTGCCGCCCGCGACTTTGTGCTGGGTCATCTGCGCATTCAGATTGCGGTGCTGTTCAGGGAGGTCAATGGGACGTTTTCCGATGCAGCGTATAAGATCTCGAAACGTGCCAAACCCATTCTGTTTCGTGAAGGCTGGGAACGCATTTTTGACATGAACGACATCCGCGAACAGGTCAAGGATATTACAGCCCGCTAG
- a CDS encoding glycoside hydrolase family 140 protein yields the protein MKQSIFLLLFVVIQGLVMAQKPFTGGRLKVSDNKRYLVHQNGTPFFWMGDTAWELFHRLNREEADQYLRHRAEQGFTVIQAVALAEFDGLKEQNPYGEVPLQDNDPTKPNEAYFKHVDYIIDKAAEYGLVIAFLPTWGDKVFKDKWGNGPEIFNPTNARTYGQYLGNRYKNRENIVWVLGGDRQPRDGSSDVEIWRAMAAGIQQGVGGTAKPLMTYHPQPNGLAGGASKWFHKDDWFSFNMHQNGHCRNTAMYDNITISYNLQPTKPTMDAEPIYEDHPVCFNVKDLGTSNAYDVRLYAYLDLFAGAHGHTYGCHDIWQMYSAKRPAVNGPHIYWQEAMDLPGANQMKHVRKLMTSRPLLDRVPDQSLIVENNLSPAERIQATRGADYAFVYTAVGKPFTVNPAKISGKSITATWFDPRTGKTQSAGTFDNQKPFQFKPPTQGYGQDWVLVLDDAAKNHAAL from the coding sequence ATGAAACAGTCTATTTTTCTACTCTTGTTTGTTGTAATACAGGGTCTGGTTATGGCCCAGAAGCCCTTCACTGGTGGGCGGCTGAAGGTGTCTGACAACAAACGTTATCTGGTCCACCAGAACGGCACTCCTTTTTTCTGGATGGGCGATACGGCCTGGGAGCTCTTTCATCGACTAAACCGCGAAGAAGCGGATCAGTATCTCAGGCACCGCGCCGAACAGGGATTTACAGTAATTCAGGCGGTGGCGCTGGCCGAGTTCGATGGGCTCAAAGAACAAAACCCCTACGGTGAAGTACCCCTTCAGGATAATGACCCCACCAAACCCAACGAAGCCTATTTCAAACACGTCGATTACATCATCGACAAAGCGGCCGAGTATGGTCTGGTGATCGCATTTCTACCCACTTGGGGCGATAAAGTTTTCAAGGACAAATGGGGCAACGGACCGGAGATTTTCAACCCCACGAATGCCAGAACGTATGGCCAATACCTGGGAAATCGCTACAAAAACCGCGAAAATATCGTCTGGGTGCTGGGTGGCGACCGGCAACCCCGCGATGGTTCATCGGATGTAGAAATCTGGCGGGCCATGGCCGCCGGGATTCAGCAGGGCGTTGGCGGTACGGCAAAGCCGCTTATGACCTATCATCCACAGCCCAACGGCCTGGCTGGAGGAGCATCGAAATGGTTTCATAAAGATGACTGGTTCAGTTTTAATATGCACCAGAACGGCCACTGCCGCAATACAGCTATGTACGATAACATCACCATATCCTACAACCTCCAGCCAACCAAGCCAACGATGGATGCCGAACCGATCTACGAAGATCATCCGGTTTGTTTTAATGTTAAAGACCTCGGTACGTCCAATGCCTATGATGTGCGTTTGTACGCTTATCTGGATCTGTTCGCAGGGGCACATGGACATACCTACGGCTGCCACGACATCTGGCAAATGTATAGCGCCAAACGACCGGCGGTCAATGGCCCACACATCTACTGGCAGGAAGCTATGGACCTGCCCGGTGCCAATCAGATGAAACATGTTCGAAAATTGATGACGTCCCGGCCACTTCTTGACCGTGTGCCCGACCAGTCGCTCATTGTCGAAAACAACCTGAGTCCGGCAGAACGTATTCAGGCCACTCGAGGTGCCGACTACGCCTTTGTGTATACAGCCGTTGGTAAGCCATTCACGGTGAACCCCGCCAAGATTTCCGGCAAAAGCATTACCGCCACCTGGTTTGATCCCCGAACGGGGAAAACGCAGTCGGCAGGTACGTTCGATAATCAGAAGCCATTTCAATTCAAGCCGCCCACGCAGGGTTACGGACAGGATTGGGTACTGGTGCTGGACGATGCCGCCAAAAATCACGCTGCTCTTTAA